One Rhinolophus sinicus isolate RSC01 linkage group LG06, ASM3656204v1, whole genome shotgun sequence DNA window includes the following coding sequences:
- the BEST4 gene encoding LOW QUALITY PROTEIN: bestrophin-4 (The sequence of the model RefSeq protein was modified relative to this genomic sequence to represent the inferred CDS: inserted 2 bases in 1 codon; deleted 2 bases in 1 codon; substituted 1 base at 1 genomic stop codon), with product MTVSYTLKVAEACFGGFSGLLLCWRASSYKLLYKEFLLFIILRALLSITYWLLLTQEQRHVYAQVAQYCNRSADLCPLSWQPGFYVTLVVNRWWAQYTSILLPDQLMCVISASMHSVDPHRRLLRRXRYANVAPVPVLRSVSARVLKRFPTVEHVVGAGFMSQEERKKFESLKSNFNKYWVPCVWYTNLAAQARKDGRIHDDMALCLLLEELNKYWAKGSMLCLYDWISIPLVYNRVSLLSVDDMYXNLPPAEKDPFWEEGSVQLPYTAATVVESLRPSFLGSTFKLRMSDDPEQSLQMEAPPGSAQLLPAAQTQLLSSFVSAGEPFTAVSLENFGGAGDLRNPHLLRFRIEEGGDPEAGDCNEEETTGSGDQGQEP from the exons ATGACAGTTTCATACACCCTCAAAGTGGCAGAGGCCTGCTTTGGAGGCTTCTCTGGGCTGCTTCTCTGTTGGAGGGCAAGTAGCTACAAGCTTCTCTACAAGGAGTTCCTGCTCTTCATCATCCTGCGTGCTCTGCTCAGCATCACGTACTG GCTGCTGCTGACCCAGGAGCAGAGGCATGTGTACGCTCAGGTGGCCCAATACTGCAACCGCTCTGCGGACCTTTGTCCTTTGTCCTGG CAACCAGGTTTCTACGTGACCTTGGTGGTGAACCGCTGGTGGGCCCAGTACACAAGCATCCTGCTGCCAGACCAGTTGATGTGTGTCATCTCGGCCAGTATGCATAGCGTGGATCCGCACAGACGCCTGCTGCGTCG GCGCTACGCCAACGTGGCACCGGTGCCGGTGCTGCGCTCAGTCAGCGCACGCGTACTCAAGCGATTCCCCACTGTGGAGCATGTGGTGGGTGCAG GTTTTATGtcccaggaagagaggaaaaagttTGAGAGCCTGAAATCCAACTTCAACAAATACTGGGTCCCCTGCGTCTGGTACACCAACCTGGCGGCTCAGGCCCGGAAGGATGGGCGAATCCATGATGACATGGCTCTCTGCCTGCTCCTGGAA GAGCTGAACAAGTACTGGGCCAAGGGCAGCATGCTGTGCCTCTATGACTGGATCAGCATCCCTCTTGTCTATAACCGA GTATCCCTGCTATCGGTGGATGACATGTACTAGAATCTGCCTCCTGCCGAGAAGGACCCATTCTGGGAGGAAGGCTCCGTGCAGCTGCCCTACACTGCGGCCACTGTGGTGGAGTCACTGCGGCCTTCTTTCCTGGGCTCCACTTTCAAGCTGCG CATGAGCGACGACCCCGAGCAGAGCTTGCAGATGGAGGCG CCCCCTGGGTCGGCTCAGCTGTTGCCCGCCGCGCAGACCCAGCTGCTCAGCAGCTTCGTGAGCGCAGGAGAGCCCTTCACTGCTGTCAGCCTCGAGAACTTCGGCGGCGCAGGAGACCTCCGGAACCCTCATCTGCTGCGCTTCCGAATCGAGGAGGGTGGCGACCCGGAGGCCGGGGACTGCAATGAGGAGGAGACGACGGGGTCAGGGGACCAGGGCCAGGAGCCTTGA
- the DYNLT4 gene encoding dynein light chain Tctex-type 4 translates to MAGRPVPPRRQEEETAKDPGMRLSPVRPPGRLPSIDEAGPAGLGPASRRGSVLGLASSFSRRNSLAGPGPAPGGRRPSLCPLPPLVSRVSFSGLPLAPSRRMAPSYRTEPAPGERWEVERAQRALEETLAAELQDICYSDTEAGPLALQLCELVHVRLRELSPPRYKLVCSVVLGPRIGQGVHVVSRALWDAACDGLASATFTNASLFAVATVHGLYCE, encoded by the coding sequence ATGGCTGGTAGGCCTGTGCCCCCCAGACGTCAGGAGGAAGAGACTGCCAAAGACCCTGGGATGAGACTATCGCCAGTGCGGCCTCCAGGCCGCCTGCCCAGCATTGATGAGGCCGGACCAGCAGGTCTGGGCCCAGCTTCCCGCCGTGGCTCCGTGCTGGGCTTGGCCTCATCCTTTTCCCGCCGCAACTCGCTGGCTGGGCCAGGCCCGGCTCCTGGGGGTCGGCGACCATCCCTGTGCCCACTGCCCCCATTAGTCTCGCGGGTCAGCTTCTCCGGGTTGCCCCTGGCGCCCAGCCGGCGAATGGCGCCCTCATATCGCACGGAGCCGGCGCCTGGGGAGCGCTGGGAGGTCGAGAGAGCACAACGTGCCTTGGAAGAGACCCTGGCCGCAGAGCTGCAGGACATATGCTACTCTGACACCGAGGCGGGGCCACTGGCGCTGCAGCTGTGCGAGTTGGTGCACGTACGCCTGCGTGAACTCAGCCCGCCACGATACAAGCTGGTGTGCAGTGTGGTGCTGGGGCCCCGCATCGGCCAGGGTGTGCACGTCGTCAGCCGCGCGCTCTGGGACGCAGCGTGCGACGGCCTGGCCTCCGCCACCTTCACCAACGCCTCGCTTTTCGCAGTGGCTACAGTCCATGGGCTCTACTGCGAGTGA
- the PLK3 gene encoding serine/threonine-protein kinase PLK3 — protein sequence MEPAAGTLSPRPFPRAAAPPAPHAGPGPPLSATPGPELETMAGPPARDPGRLITDPCSGRTYFKGRLLGKGGFARCYEATDTETGNAYAVKVISQSRITKPHQREKILNEIELHRGLQHRHIVRFSHHFEDADNIYIFLELCSRKSLAHIWKARHTLLEPEVRYYLRQILSGLKYLHQRGILHRDLKLGNFFITEDMELKMGDFGLATRLEPPEHRKKTICGTPNYVAPEVLQRQGHGPEADVWSLGCVMYTLLCGSPPFETVDLKETYRCIKQVHYTLPASLSLPARQLLATILRASPQDRPSIDQILRHDFFTKGYTPDRLPVSSCVTVPDLIPLHPARILFVKVTKSLFGRKKNKSKNHPEEQDDVSCLVSGLTRTSIGHQDARPKAPAASGPAPLSLVETAPEDSSPRGTLASSGDGFEEGLTVATVVESALCALRNCLAFMPPAEQNPAPLAQPEPLVWVSKWVDYSNKFGFGYQLSSRRVAVLFNNGTHMALSANRKTVHYNPTSTKHFSFSVGAVPQALQPQLGVLRYFASYMEQRLMKGGDLPSVEEVEVPVPPLLLQWVKTDQALLMLFSDGTVQVNFYGDHTKLILSGWEPLLVTFVARNRSACTYLASHLRQLGCSPDLRQRLRDTLRLLRDQCTA from the exons ATGGAGCCGGCCGCCGGCACTCTGTCCCCGCGCCCCTTCCCGCGGGCGGCCGCTCCGCCTGCGCCCCATGCCGGGCCCGGGCCGCCTCTGAGTGCCACGCCGGGACCTGAGCTAGAGACGATGGCTGGGCCGCCGGCGCGGGACCCCGGACGTCTCATCACGGACCCGTGCAGCGGCCGCACCTACTTCAAAGGACGCCTGTTGGGCAAG GGGGGCTTCGCCCGTTGCTATGAGGCCACTGACACAGAGACCGGCAACGCCTACGCGGTCAAAGTCATCTCTCAGAGCCGCATCACCAAGCCGCATCAACGCGAGAAG ATACTAAATGAGATTGAGCTGCACCGCGGCCTGCAGCACCGCCACATCGTGCGTTTCTCGCACCACTTTGAGGATGCTGACAACATATACATTTTCCTGGAGCTTTGCAGCCGAAAG TCCCTGGCCCACATCTGGAAGGCCCGGCACACCTTGTTGGAGCCAGAAGTACGCTACTACCTGCGACAGATCCTTTCCGGACTCAAATATTTGCACCAGCGAGGCATCTTGCACCGAGACCTCAAGCTGG GAAATTTTTTTATCACTGAGGACATGGAACTGAAGATGGGGGATTTTGGTCTTGCTACCCGGTTGGAGCCCCCGGAACATAGGAAGAA GACCATCTGTGGTACCCCTAACTATGTGGCTCCAGAAGTGCTACAGAGACAGGGCCACGGTCCTGAGGCAGATGTGTGGTCCCTGGGCTGTGTCAT GTACACACTGTTATGTGGGAGCCCCCCTTTTGAGACAGTCGACCTGAAGGAGACGTACCGCTGTATCAAACAAGTTCACTACACGCTGCCTGCCAGCCTCTCACTGCCTGCCCGACAGCTGCTGGCCACCATCCTGCGAGCCTCACCCCAGGACCGCCCCTCAATTGACCAGATTCTGCGCCATGACTTTTTTACCAAG GGCTACACCCCCGACCGGCTCCCTGTCAGCAGCTGCGTGACAGTCCCAGACCTGATACCCCTTCACCCAGCTAGGATTCTGTTTGTCAAAGTTACCAAGAGCCTCTTTGGCAGGAAGAAGAACAAGA GTAAGAACCACCCCGAGGAGCAGGACGATGTCTCCTGTTTGGTGAGCGGTCTTACCCGGACATCCATTGGCCATCAGGATGCCAGGCCCAAG GCTCCAGCAGCTTCTGGTCCAGCCCCCCTCAGCCTGGTAGAGACAGCACCTGAAGACAGCTCACCCCGTGGGACACTGGCGAGTAGTGGAGATG GGTTTGAAGAAGGTCTGACTGTGGCCACAGTGGTGGAGTCAGCCCTCTGTGCTCTGAGAAACTGCCTGGCCTTCATGCCCCCAG CGGAACAGAACCCAGCTCCCCTGGCACAGCCAGAGCCTCTGGTCTGGGTCAGCAAGTGGGTTGACTACTCAAACAAGTTCGGCTTTGGGTATCAGCTGTCCAGCCGCCGTGTGGCTGTGCTCTTCAATAATGGCACACACATGGCCCTGTCGGCCAATAGAAA GACTGTGCACTACAACCCAACCAGCACAAAACACTTCTCCTTCTCTGTGGGTGCTGTACCACAGGCCCTGCAGCCTCAGTTGGGTGTCTTGCGGTATTTTGCCTCCTACATGGAGCAGCGCCTCATGAAG GGTGGAGATCTGCCCAGTGTGGAAGAAGTAGAAGTGCCTGTCCCCCCACTCCTGCTACAGTGGGTGAAGACTGATCAGGCCCTACTCATGCTGTTTAGTGATGGCACTGTCCAG GTGAACTTCTATGGAGACCACACCAAGCTGATCCTCAGTGGCTGGGAGCCCCTCCTTGTGACTTTTGTGGCCCGCAATCGTAGCGCTTGTACTTACCTCGCTTCCCACCTTCGGCAGCTGGGCTGCTCCCCAGACCTACGACAGCGGCTCCGTGATACTCTGCGCCTGCTCCGGGACCAGTGTACTGCTTAG